The Setaria viridis chromosome 9, Setaria_viridis_v4.0, whole genome shotgun sequence sequence AATTGAGGGGAAGCAGCTAACAGTTGTCATGATAACCATTAACCAAAAATCATCAAATGAACCAAAATTCACCAACCTAGACAAATATCATCTAATGAACAATACCACTTGGCATGGAAGTGGGCCCTGAGATTCGCATGGACTTAACTTTCTATATGCGTATAGTTTTAGCTTAGGCAATGCAACCCCAAGTACCAATCCCACTGAACCTAGCTAAAATCATTAAATCACTACTGAATTGCATTTTTCCATCAGAATTCCAACTTAAGGCACAAATTAACTGTAATGGAATCCATGGAACCGAGACAAAAGCCTAACTAATTAGTACCCAATACCTTGCAAGCAACCCCGGCTCCAAATGCAAGGCCTGCACCGCTCAAGTCTAGAAACAAGAGCAGCCTCGTAACCACGTCAGATTCCCCCTACATCAGAGCGTAGCGCTAGCAATCCAGAGTGACAAAAAGGAGCCTAAACCCTAGATGGGATAACGCATCCAAACGGAGCTGAAACTGGATCCCAATAGCGGGATTCAGTAGCTCGAGAACCCTAAACCCTAGGATCAATCGACGCAATCGCTCGGCATCTACCCATCGATCACGTGGTGACGGGGAGGTAGCGGAGATGGGAGGGCGAAGGCAGATGCGCGCCGAAGGGTTACCTGAGCTGGCGATCGTACTTGGTCTTGGGCTCCGCGACGACgctggcggcggccatggctgcgTAGCGGAGGGGAGGCGGATGCGCTCTCTTCGCTGTGTGTACTTGGGGTTTTTGGTTCGCTTCGACCCCTCCACTCCGGCGAGGAATAAagcggcggagcggaggcggagcaaGGAGATGGCTTGTTGAGTTGTAGTAGAACCTATTGATCGAATCCGGCTAGCCCAACAACTCACATTTAACCCATCACAGTATTGGGCCAGATCAGCCAGTCCAAACCTATTTGAGCAGCCCAGTTAGGATGGAGCTGACCCTGGCCCAGAGTAATCACCTgggtgttttttttccttggggCTATTGCGTTTTTACCTTGTGTCTGCTTGGTGCAAGAGAAGATAAAAGTCTCCTTCAACTGATAAGAAGGTCTCCTTCAAGTTCAGGAACATGGCAAAGTGATGTAGGCGTACGTCACTAGCAAGGTTGGTTAGTTGTTCAAGAATTAGGGAATGAGGGTGCATAAGTACGTGTTGTTTGAAGATGCATTGAGAAATATGCAATTCAGTTATAGTCTGATTGCTGCCAGATAAGGAGCAGCGAGAGATAAAGATATATCAATGATCTGTAAGGGTCGTGGATGACGCGATGAGATTTATCACTGTGTGCTACGTACTCTCCACGCCTGTTATAAAAGCTCACGCCGTGCTCACTAGCTTACTGCATTCCACTTAGCATTTTCAATTTCAAGTCGGAGAAACGAAGTAGCACTTGTGTAGGGCTCGTTGATATTGATTTCCATTGTTGTTAATGATATCCGTCCAAAGTCAGAATAGATTGTCAAATAATTGAGAATTTATAGCGAGTCAAAAGCCATGACGGACAGATAATACCACCTACCTCGACCGACCTATCAAGATGAGGTCAGCTAACGCTTTGTTCTCTTACAAAAATGCTTGTTTCTGCAGTGACAGCACAAAAGCCAATTAGTCCAGCAATTATGAAAGGAATTGCAGTGAGATCTGGGTAAGTTAACGGCATTACTATTATAGTATCTTGTAGTATCAGACTAAGAATGAAATAAAGAGTGAGGATAGCTTACTTCAAAAGCTATGTTAGCCGAAATGCAAAACTTACTAAACACTGAAAATCTCCATCAACCCACGCGTGGGTTAGGGTGTCACAGACCTGAGTAGTTCTGTGCACTATGGGCAAGAATCGAGCGGCGAGCCGGTGTTCTCTCATCGGAAATTTTCTTCATCTCATCATCTAACAATGCCGGGTTCTCCATCTATCTCTCAAGTCAACTCTATCATGTATGGTATTTAATAACACGAAGAAGCAGCAAGTCAACTGTTACCACTGAGTCAAGCGTCCCTTTAGAAAGCTGAACAACACAAGTGCCATCTCTCTTTCTTCAGAAAAAGAGAAATGCCATCTCCAGCACCGATCCTACAAATACTTTGGAACCAGAAGCCTCTCACGGTAGTATATACACACATACAGCGTAGCAACCGAGCATTTCGTGACGACGATGGAGAGGCTGACGTTCGGGCAAGAAGAGCCAGCGGAGCTGGGCATCATCAGCGTGGCCGAAGGGGTCATGCTGCTgctcgcgcgcggcggcggcggcggcgagccaccGGCCTCGCCGCGCGTGTTCGAGTGCAAGACGTGCAGCCGCCGGTTCCCGTCGTTCCAGGCGCTGGGTGGGCACCGCGCGAGCCACAAGCGCCCGCGGGCGGGTGATGCctccccggccgcgccggcggcgaaggcccGCGCGCACGGGTGCGCGGTATGCGGCGTCGAGTTCGCGCTGGGGCAGGCGCTGGGGGGACACATGAGGCGCCACCGTGCcgtggccgaggaggaggagagggagagcgccgccgccgccgcttcccgcGGGCTAGCCGAAGAAGCCGAGCCCAAGCCCGACGGAGCGGCGAGAGGGCTGCTGGGCTTGGACCTGAACATTGCCCCCTCATGAAGTCATGACCAAGCATTTGGGGTTTCGTGCTTCTTTCGTTTTTGCCTTTTTGGCCTGGGTTTGTAATTCGGAGTCCTTTGAAATTTTGCACATATCATACAGCACGATTCATTTATGTAACAGTCTTGTCATGTAAGAAAATATTGACTAGTGTACAGTATTGTAAAATGCGTTCTACAGGATACTGCGTGCAACTTGAAAAAAAGAGTATCACAAGCAAGAAACACATTGTTTCTTTTACACGAACTATGCCTAGGTCTAGCATACTGCTTTGCTTCAATTCCGATTTACCAGTTCCTACAGGAATTCAGCAGAATGTTAACAATTTTCAAAGGATCTTATCCAATGTTGCAAGTACAAGGTAACCGCACAAAACTGGAAAGAAAAGCACGATTCGATGTTCCCTTTCGAGTGCACGAGATCAAACCAGCCACCCAGTTGTATATATGCGCTCATCGTTATCAAGGCCAGTTTCCACCAATATAGCAAGTAAATGTTCTGACTTAACACCCATTTGTCCAAATCCCAACAATTGCGATGACTTAAGAAACGCACATGGAAGAGTTGCTTGCAAAgaataaaatgataaaaattaCATGCGCAGTAACACCAAATCTTGCTGTGCCAACTGTTCAGGAGCCACAGCAAGCTGATTTCTGTGCATCTGTTGTCTCAGTTTCCCCTTCGGGCTTGATCTTGATAGTTCGATCCTGAAAATAAGAACAAGAGCTAAGGTGCTGTGCAAAAGAAAGTGAATATGTCCAATCTATGAAAAAGGTCGCACCTCAGGCTTCGAATCGGTCTCTGAGAGTCTTTGTTTGATGTCCCTTGCTATTGAAAAGAAAACCTGCTCGACATTCAGGTTTGTCTTTGCACTCTGTAGcgaaaaataaataataaattaTGCATCACAAACAAATCAAATGTGACATTGGATTATCAGTTATGCTACAATAAAGGAATGACATAACAGAAACTATGACTTGCACTGACCGTTTCAAAGAACTTTATCCCATATTCATCAGCAAGAGCTTGCCCCTTTGAAGTGGGTACAGCCTACAAGAAATAAATTCAAGAGTTATTCAAAAACATAAAGTTTAAGGGATCGAATAAGAGTAAGAGTAGGAATGGATTGCGTACCCGTTTGCTTTCATCCATATCAGCTTTATTCCCTACCAGAATTTTGTTCACATTATCTGAGGCATGTTGTTCAATGTTTCTGATCCAATTTCTGATGTCTGCAGGTCAGTAACAATTGTAGTATAAGAATCGGAAGCTGAAGCGACGTATCAAAGAGCACTTCAGTATAAAGTCAGTACTATTAAAGGATGACTCGTCCGTGACGTCATAGACAAGTAAAATGCCCATCGCTCCCCTGTAATAGGCTGCAAAGAAAAATTGTAAATTACCAACATTCAGCCAAACAACTTTTAGAAATATAAACTAGTTTGCTCAAAGGCAGCAAGCATACCAGTTGTAATAGTGCGGAAACGTTCTTGCCCCGCAGTATCCCAGATCTGCAACTTAATCCGTTTGCCATCCAACTCGACAGTCCTTATCTTGAAGTCAATACTGTTTTGAGAATCCAGTGGGCACAATTCATAAGTTCACACAAGCTTTCACATGTAGCATGACAATTTCTCAACCAGGGGATTTTGTGATTTTACTCTCATTACCCAATAGTAGTGATGAAGCTCGTGGTGAAGGAGCCATCTGAAAACCGTAAAAGGAGACAACTTTTTCCAACACCTATACACACAACATTTTGTAATTAGAAACCTTATGCCAGTAGCAAACAACGATCTAGCTTGTGCCACAACAAATATAAGCAAGGGTCCACAAATATATTAGCAGGAAATAGCCTTGAACGAGACAAATGATATGCAAAGCTATATATAGCTTCATGTCACTGTTCAAACAAGAGCATAGAGCACTACAGCATAAATACTGGTCAGGCCACACGGATAAAAGCAAACTGCttagttgattttttttggttcaAAAGATGCATGTAAGGAGAAATAAAATTAAATTTGTGCCCCTACTTACAAGCTTCTGTAAACAGCTGGATATTTTGTCTTGCGAGGAGAACAATAACATGGCCATACATTGGAAATGCAAAACAAGGCATAACAATACAAACACTTCAATTATCTTATAAGTAGCACAATTTTAGTTTCCAACTTGAGGTATTGCCTAGTTCGTGCCTAGGTAAGTGTTTTGTGACTGAGAATATGCATTTCAAGCCCAACAATTCCCTAATCTCAAGCAGAGCCCTCAATCACGGATGTTCAAGCCTAGGTAAGTGTTTTTTTCCAATGTTCTACCTTAGATGTGGCTATTAAATTGCATCAGTTAAATTTTCGATTCGACTGAAGCAAACAGCAATGTTAACCATCAAGCCATCTGGGCTGAACTATAGAGAGATATGCTCTATGACCACTCAACATGACAATCAGAGTAAGTCAGAAATATGCAAAGAGCTATGCTCCACTTGCACATGCTACTAGTTGTATAATTCAAGAATAATATAGGAGTATAGCCTCGCCAGTGCTTGTGGAATGAACATCCTGAAAGGCCGAGCACCTGTTCCTGAATTCTAGACGTAGCCATCAATTTAAATACATCCACAATTAAATTTCTTCACCTGCTAGGTCAATGCAAGCAGGGGCACATTCACTCGAAAAATATGAACGTTACACAGGTGAGACCTCCCCAAGTGCCGTCCGGTTGTTAGATTCATATTCATCCGCCCATTCCCATTTTACGCAACCATCTGCAGAGGCTGATCTGGGTACCAGATCCCAACCGGAACGCCAAATCACACGGAAACGGAACATAACACATGATTCCGAAGGAATCAGATCTCGCGCAGATCGAGATACGACAAGAGAGGAAGGGGCTGAGAGGTTCGGCGAGCTCACCGCTGTCTCCGATGAGAAGCAGCTTGATGAGGTAGTCGTAGTCGGCTCgagccctcgccggcggcgctgccATCGCGCTCTACCTACCAGCACCTAGCATCACGCAACCAGATCAGATCGGAATCGCAAACAACCAACAAACCGAGTCGAACAGGGAGGGCGGAATGGCGAGCCGAACCAAGCGGGGTGGCGACGCGATCTCTAGGCGTGGTGTCGCCGCACGAGaagcggaggcgggcgggcgagcggtGGAGCGGGAGGCCGAGGCGTCGCGGTGACGGGGAAGGGGAGCACCAGGTTTGCCTGGACCTGGCTCGCTCGatcggaggaggaaggggatgcACACGCGTTCGCGTGGGGTGGTGGAATTGGTCCGTGTTTGGACTTTTTTTTGGGAACAAGTTTTTCGACGTATTGTTGGTCGTGCGCCGGCCCAAATGGCCCAGTTACTGGGGCAGGTGCAATGGGCCGTTTATTACTTGAGTTGGGCTCATTGATGGGAAATTAGGCCCATGCATTGGTTctttatatagttttttttaggAAATCATGCATTGGTTGTTACATTAATAAGAGTTGTGTTACTCTCTcacacaaaataaaaaaaataggagtTGTGTGCACTCTTATGATTCTACAAGGCCAGCAATGCAGAACCAAAATACTTGGTACTTTAATGGATGCATGTGTTACATGTGTGGTCTATGATACTTGCTGAAATTCATTCACAAGCAGTTTCATATGCATTTGGTTCATGCATGGAATGATTCGAGAAACGTACCAACTCGTTTAGAATAAAGTCATCATACTTGATATAATTCTCTATTAAAATTGATATAGCATATGGCTCAAAGAAGTTGATTAAAACACAACATTGAGGATCATCTATCCATGTAACATTTGGTACATGCAACTAAACACATATGAATTTGGTAGATGCAACTAAACACATATGAATTTGCCGATACAAATTTTGTGCCGCACGTGGGCATGCTCGTTTGAACTGCACTGCGAAGCAGCCGAGTAATTAGGCTTCAGTTCAGCTTAAACAAAAGTAGACTTCTGTGTATTACGGCAAGTATTGTAATCTTCGAACACCTCCGTGAATTAAACAAAAGTAGTGTCCATGGATTTGAAATCTTCCTGGTCTCTATTACGTGACTCGATCGTCTAGTGATTGCACATACAATACGTACGGTCAACGAAGTCCACTGGTCGGGGCAAAATTTGTTCAAACTCGCGGCGCGCGAGCAGTTGTTGCAGAGTCACCATCCATAGCCGTCCCCCGACCTGCTTATAGCCAATACGGTACCCCACTTATTGCGTAAGCACTGTCCTCGTCCACTAAACTAGTTGAGATCAATTAAGATATGTCATGATCCGCCGAAGACGCGAGAAATTTCTCGCGCTCCGCCTGCATGATTTCGAATTCGAAATTTCAAAATCGGATGACACCTGTCCGCTTTTTTCCTGTGCTGCGCAGGTCACCAACGATCCGGTCTCGTATGTTCATACGCGCTGACAGTTTCGCCGTATTTGTTCGTGCAAGTTCGGTCGCTCGTCAGCCCTGTTTCGTCGTTCAATAAAAAAAACGAAGTTCAGTAGCCTGAGAGTTGTGCGACAGTGCGAGCGTGGAAGAGGATTTGGTTCGACGACCATGAAAACGAGGAAGCCCAATCGTACTAGCAGCCCAAGCCCCAGCTTCATTTGTTTATCGGAGGAGATGCTCGGCCTCGGCTGAACAGGCCAGTTGCGCactaatcaatcaatcaatcagaGAGATTCAGAGTAGCCTGCCCATGGCCAACAGCAACGGGGCGCTGCCGCCTTGCCGGCCAGCGAGACGGGACCAACTAATCATCCTCTCCCGCCATGAGCCACAAATCCGTCGACCGTCCGTAACCACGCGGATAGAACACCAGCGGCGCCAGGCAAACCCATGGCTCGCGGGAGGGATGAGATGAGAGGAGATCCGCCCGATCAGCTCGATCCAACCATCAttaattcattattacta is a genomic window containing:
- the LOC117840713 gene encoding uncharacterized protein, with translation MERLTFGQEEPAELGIISVAEGVMLLLARGGGGGEPPASPRVFECKTCSRRFPSFQALGGHRASHKRPRAGDASPAAPAAKARAHGCAVCGVEFALGQALGGHMRRHRAVAEEEERESAAAAASRGLAEEAEPKPDGAARGLLGLDLNIAPS
- the LOC117840712 gene encoding ras-related protein RAB1BV, whose amino-acid sequence is MAAPPARARADYDYLIKLLLIGDSGVGKSCLLLRFSDGSFTTSFITTIGIDFKIRTVELDGKRIKLQIWDTAGQERFRTITTAYYRGAMGILLVYDVTDESSFNNIRNWIRNIEQHASDNVNKILVGNKADMDESKRAVPTSKGQALADEYGIKFFETSAKTNLNVEQVFFSIARDIKQRLSETDSKPEDRTIKIKPEGETETTDAQKSACCGS